A single region of the Lotus japonicus ecotype B-129 chromosome 4, LjGifu_v1.2 genome encodes:
- the LOC130711847 gene encoding putative pentatricopeptide repeat-containing protein At3g16890, mitochondrial, with amino-acid sequence MKRPFSSLPSSSTPTPLTNSPHKPFSFINPPKPSNPIHRKPQIPTLSRKAPPSSSSTPIDHPHISQILSRTDWVLLLQHELLSNREFLNPRSLVSIFQNQENPLHSVKIYSWVSSVDPELAKDISVQRVLGNTLCRKGPVVLSVEFLKDVQKSGCRVTEDLLCVLMGSWGRLGLAKYCADVFGQISFLNLSPSTRLYNALIDALVKSNSIDSAYLKFQQMMGDNCCPDRITYNILIHGVCKVGVVDEALRLIRQMKDRGHFPNVFTYTMLIDGFCNAKRVDEAFGVLEKMKESKVYPNEATVRTLVHGVFRCAGPSKALELLLSKFLDTEHIHFKLACDTILFCLANSSMAKEIIIFLRKVLARGYAPNNSIFNVIMACLVKGAEVKETCDVFENFRKRGVKPAIGTYLALIEALYKDERREEGDRISNQMFSDGLISNIFSYNMIISCFCRAKLVDKASDVFKDMQLRGFTPNLVTFNTLIGGHCKDGTIIKARELLVMLLENGLKPDIFTFSSIIDGLCRRKMTEEAFECFTEMIEWGVNPNAIIYNILIRSLCAIGDVVRSVKLLRRMQKEGISPDNYSYNALIQIFCRMNKIEKAKKLFDSMSRSGLNPDNYTYSAFIEALSECGRIEEAKKMFYSMEANGCSPDSYICNFIIKTLVRQDCIDEAQNIVERCKQRGISLTSIPNL; translated from the coding sequence ATGAAGAGACCCTTTTCATCTTTACCATCTTCTTCTACCCCAACCCCACTCACAAACTCTCCTCACAAACCTTTCAGCTTCATCAACCCACCAAAACCCTCCAACCCCATTCACAGAAAACCTCAAATTCCAACACTTTCTCGCAAAGCTccaccttcttcatcttccacaCCCATCGACCACCCACACATTTCACAGATTCTGTCCAGAACCGACTGGGTCCTGCTACTACAACACGAGCTGCTATCAAACAGGGAATTTCTCAATCCTCGTTCCCTTGTCAGCATCTTTCAAAACCAAGAAAACCCATTACACTCTGTCAAGATCTACTCGTGGGTTTCGAGTGTCGACCCTGAATTGGCAAAGGACATTTCGGTTCAGCGTGTGTTGGGGAACACGTTGTGTAGGAAAGGTCCTGTTGTGCTGTCTGTTGAGTTTCTTAAGGATGTTCAGAAATCGGGTTGTAGGGTCACTGAGGATTTGCTTTGTGTGTTGATGGGAAGCTGGGGTAGGCTTGGTTTGGCTAAATATTGTGCTGATGTTTTTGGTCAGATTTCATTCTTGAATCTTAGTCCAAGTACCAGGTTGTATAATGCTCTTATTGATGCTTTGGTGAAGTCGAATTCAATCGATTCGGCGTATCTGAAATTCCAACAGATGATGGGGGACAATTGTTGTCCTGATAGGATTACATACAATATCCTGATTCATGGAGTTTGTAAAGTCGGTGTGGTTGATGAGGCTCTTCGTTTGATTAGGCAAATGAAGGATAGGGGGCATTTTCCTAATGTTTTCACATATACAATGCTAATTGATGGATTTTGCAATGCTAAGAGGGTTGATGaagcttttggcgttttggaaaAAATGAAGGAGAGTAAGGTTTATCCAAATGAAGCCACTGTTAGAACATTAGTTCATGGGGTTTTCCGTTGCGCAGGTCCAAGTAAGGCACTTGAGTTATTATTATCCAAGTTTTTAGACACCGAGCATATCCATTTTAAGTTAGCTTGTGATACCATACTGTTTTGCCTTGCAAATAGTTCTATGGCAAAAGAAATCATTATCTTTTTGAGAAAAGTCCTAGCAAGAGGTTATGCTCCTAATAATTCCATTTTCAATGTTATAATGGCTTGTTTGGTTAAGGGAGCAGAGGTGAAAGAGACATGTGatgtgtttgaaaatttcagAAAAAGAGGTGTGAAGCCAGCCATTGGTACTTATCTTGCACTTATTGAAGCATTGTACAAGGATGAACGGAGGGAGGAAGGGGATCGAATTTCCAACCAAATGTTTAGTGATGGACTAATATCAAATATATTTTCATATAACATGATAATTAGTTGCTTCTGCAGAGCCAAACTGGTGGATAAAGCATCTGATGTTTTCAAAGACATGCAGCTTAGAGGATTCACTCCCAACCTTGTTACTTTCAATACCCTTATTGGTGGACATTGCAAGGATGGAACAATAATTAAGGCACGGGAGCTGCTGGTGATGCTTTTAGAGAATGGCCTTAAACCTGATATCTTCACTTTTAGTTCTATCATTGATGGTCTCTGTCGAAGAAAGATGACTGAGGAAGCTTTTGAATGCTTTACTGAGATGATTGAATGGGGGGTCAATCCAAATGCTATTATTTACAATATCTTGATTCGGTCTTTATGCGCAATTGGGGATGTTGTGAGATCAGTGAAACTTTTAAGAAGAATGCAAAAGGAAGGAATAAGCCCTGATAATTACTCTTATAATGCTTTGATTCAAATTTTCTGTAGGATGAATAAGATTGAGAAAGCTAAAAAGCTTTTTGATTCAATGTCAAGATCTGGCTTGAATCCAGACAATTACACGTATAGTGCTTTTATAGAGGCACTGTCTGAATGTGGCAGAATAGAGGAAGCTAAGAAGATGTTTTACTCAATGGAGGCAAATGGCTGCTCTCCTGATTCATATATATGTAACTTTATTATTAAAACATTGGTTCGGCAAGACTGTATTGATGAGGCCCAAAATATTGTTGAAAGATGCAAACAGAGGGGAATATCTTTGACGTCTATTCCTAATTTGTAG
- the LOC130710672 gene encoding non-specific lipid-transfer protein 3, whose translation MEFKVRTFLTTILMFLLASNILILESEAAGECGRTPIGSAAASLSPCLAATRNVRAKVPPACCARVGALLRTSPRCLCAVLLSPLAKQAKINLGIAITIPKRCNIRNRPAGKKCGRYTLP comes from the exons ATGGAGTTCAAGGTTAGAACATTCCTTACCACAATTCTGATGTTTCTGTTGGCATCAAATATCTTGATTTTGGAATCTGAGGCTGCTGGAGAATGTGGAAGGACCCCTATTGGTTCTGCAGCTGCAAGTCTTAGTCCTTGTTTGGCTGCCACTCGTAATGTCAGGGCAAAAGTTCCACCAGCTTGTTGTGCCAGAGTTGGTGCTTTGCTCAGAACCTCTCCAAGGTGTCTCTGTGCTGTCCTATTGTCACCTCTGGCAAAGCAAGCCAAGATTAATCTTGGTATTGCTATCACTATTCCAAAGAGATGCAACATCAGGAACAGACCAGCAGGAAAGAAATGTGGAA GGTACACTCTTCCTTAA